A stretch of the Sulfolobus acidocaldarius SUSAZ genome encodes the following:
- a CDS encoding metal-dependent hydrolase translates to MIYNFEEELRRAPKNWGRWEKDDEIGTLNFVTRDHILRSLMAVRTGKTFTLGLWINRKEGDPIWIGRRPIVHLMTKDEGTYISGKAEPRLGGGKSAYDIVIMHLQGSTQVDALGHYWKDNTLHNGFDSWATIGGLAKDDVSKLAERDILGRGVLFDVAKYKGKGSLDKGEMTSFTDLLDTAKEEGVKINKHDIILVRTGFLKTFYERGPNEFYKDFSEPGITYERKLVKWFYENEFIAYGSDTIASEQTYSSTLGIMLPLHIFFLNYLGLTIMEMLWLEDLVKDCAEDGQYDFFFVASPLKVIGGTGSLINPIVIK, encoded by the coding sequence ATGATATATAACTTTGAAGAAGAGTTAAGGAGAGCTCCTAAGAACTGGGGAAGATGGGAGAAAGACGATGAGATCGGGACTCTCAATTTCGTCACAAGAGATCACATACTGAGATCATTGATGGCTGTGAGGACTGGGAAGACTTTCACTTTAGGCTTATGGATTAATAGAAAGGAGGGAGACCCAATCTGGATAGGTAGAAGACCCATAGTGCACTTGATGACAAAGGACGAAGGAACCTATATTTCAGGAAAGGCTGAACCCAGACTAGGGGGAGGAAAGTCTGCATATGATATTGTCATTATGCACTTACAGGGTAGTACACAGGTTGACGCATTGGGTCATTACTGGAAGGATAACACTTTACATAACGGCTTTGACTCCTGGGCGACCATTGGTGGTCTAGCTAAGGACGACGTAAGTAAGTTAGCTGAGAGGGATATTTTAGGTAGGGGTGTCTTATTTGATGTAGCTAAATATAAGGGTAAAGGGAGTTTAGATAAGGGTGAAATGACATCTTTCACTGACTTACTTGACACTGCTAAGGAGGAGGGTGTAAAGATTAACAAGCATGATATAATCCTGGTAAGGACGGGTTTCCTGAAGACTTTCTATGAGAGGGGTCCAAATGAGTTTTACAAGGATTTTAGCGAGCCAGGAATAACCTATGAGCGTAAGCTGGTGAAGTGGTTTTACGAAAATGAGTTCATAGCTTATGGTAGTGACACGATAGCCTCAGAGCAGACATATTCCTCCACACTGGGGATAATGCTCCCCTTACACATATTCTTCCTCAACTACTTGGGGCTAACTATAATGGAAATGCTATGGTTAGAGGATCTAGTTAAGGATTGTGCTGAAGACGGTCAATATGATTTCTTCTTCGTAGCCTCCCCTCTTAAGGTCATAGGTGGAACTGGATCCCTAATAAACCCCATAGTGATCAAGTAG
- a CDS encoding alcohol dehydrogenase translates to MKAMLLRKFGDPLHLEDVDVPEVSVGQVLVKVKYTGVCHTDLSVRSGAIFNRISSSKPTLPLVIGHEIAGEVAELGGNVEGFKKGDKVLVDPWIGDGSCHYCKIGEDQYCDNPKWLGINVNGGYGEYVLVPDYRYLFKLRNLSTSTASPLACSGVTAYRALRLANLDPSKSVMIVGAGGGLGSIAVQIAKAIHGSLIIGVDVSEEGLKLATNLGADYVTSKVDQEEVKKITNGRGVDVIIDFVGSEFTTSNYYTLLAKLGKYVKVGTYGGGLPHDAGLRLHSMGWQFIGTLTGNRKDFLEVLELAESGKIKPMITKVLSLEEANDALDNLERGKVSGRQVLKVI, encoded by the coding sequence ATGAAAGCAATGCTATTACGTAAATTCGGTGACCCCTTACACTTGGAAGATGTGGATGTTCCTGAAGTCAGTGTAGGACAAGTGTTAGTAAAGGTAAAATACACCGGTGTGTGCCACACTGACCTATCTGTAAGGTCAGGTGCGATATTCAATAGAATTAGCTCAAGTAAACCCACTCTACCTTTAGTTATTGGTCATGAGATAGCAGGAGAGGTCGCAGAACTAGGAGGTAACGTAGAGGGCTTTAAGAAAGGTGATAAGGTACTCGTTGATCCGTGGATCGGTGATGGGTCGTGTCATTATTGTAAAATAGGTGAAGACCAATACTGTGATAATCCCAAATGGTTAGGGATAAATGTTAATGGGGGTTATGGTGAATACGTGTTAGTCCCAGACTATAGGTATCTGTTTAAGCTCAGAAACCTGTCAACTTCAACAGCCTCGCCTTTAGCCTGTTCAGGTGTTACAGCCTATAGGGCTTTAAGGTTAGCTAATTTAGATCCCTCAAAGAGTGTAATGATCGTAGGAGCAGGGGGAGGTCTAGGGAGTATTGCAGTACAAATAGCCAAGGCTATTCACGGAAGCCTAATAATAGGAGTGGACGTAAGTGAAGAGGGTCTAAAGTTAGCCACGAATTTGGGGGCAGACTACGTCACCAGTAAGGTAGACCAAGAGGAGGTGAAAAAAATAACTAATGGTAGGGGAGTCGATGTAATAATAGATTTCGTGGGCTCAGAGTTCACCACGAGTAACTACTACACTTTATTGGCTAAGTTAGGGAAATACGTGAAAGTTGGAACCTATGGCGGTGGACTTCCCCACGATGCTGGTCTGAGACTCCACTCCATGGGTTGGCAATTCATAGGGACTCTTACAGGTAACAGGAAAGATTTCTTGGAGGTACTCGAATTAGCAGAGAGCGGTAAGATTAAGCCTATGATAACAAAGGTCTTAAGCCTTGAGGAGGCTAACGACGCCTTAGACAACCTTGAGAGAGGAAAAGTCAGTGGTCGGCAAGTACTTAAGGTCATTTAA
- a CDS encoding MFS transporter has protein sequence MKKEEKFTSNHFKWTLATFFTWTFDLYDLFTILLIAPYISSLFFPSSITFLSIAATYAGFATSLIMRPVGATVFGSRVSDKVGRKRAIFYGLIGLVITSTLQGALPTYQVVGIMAPVLLLAVRLIQGVFIGGITAGSHVIGPESVPERYRGIVGGLGFSAAGVAYLIAAGWFFLTTILYPGSSYLEWGWRVMFFGGLLSLAVLGFVNYLVPESEVWTKIKKRGSVVKSPLKEIFSKYKYQLGVALLLSIGWGASFYVTDGILPTFLSSVNKLAKTEIAIVMIIGSIGMSIGPLIGGEISQIIGRKITSLIGAIIILAIVGPLFLSLGSLKSSDLNQVILHSFAILFLVDIGGGMLMTYLNEIYPASVRGTGVGFTWNTGFAIGGTIPTIISLAVASAGLSAFPSIMFYTLIVISVIILVGTILTKETKGTISKEEYETQKESL, from the coding sequence ATGAAAAAAGAAGAAAAATTTACTTCAAATCATTTTAAATGGACTTTAGCAACCTTTTTCACTTGGACATTCGACTTGTATGACCTGTTCACTATCCTACTGATTGCACCTTATATCTCTTCCCTGTTTTTCCCTTCAAGTATCACTTTCTTGTCTATAGCAGCAACATATGCAGGGTTTGCTACCTCACTGATCATGAGACCTGTAGGTGCTACAGTCTTCGGGTCTAGGGTATCGGATAAGGTAGGTAGAAAGAGGGCTATTTTTTACGGTCTAATAGGTCTTGTAATAACTTCCACATTACAGGGTGCATTACCGACTTATCAAGTAGTAGGAATTATGGCACCAGTATTACTATTAGCAGTGAGACTGATTCAAGGGGTATTCATAGGAGGCATAACTGCAGGTAGTCATGTCATAGGACCTGAGTCTGTCCCAGAGAGGTATAGAGGGATTGTAGGTGGATTAGGGTTTTCAGCAGCTGGAGTAGCATACCTCATAGCGGCTGGTTGGTTCTTCTTGACAACTATACTTTACCCTGGAAGTTCCTATCTGGAATGGGGATGGAGAGTGATGTTCTTTGGCGGACTACTGAGCTTAGCTGTACTGGGATTTGTAAACTATTTAGTCCCTGAGTCTGAGGTTTGGACTAAAATTAAAAAGAGAGGTTCAGTCGTGAAATCTCCACTTAAGGAGATATTTTCAAAATATAAGTACCAGTTAGGTGTTGCATTATTACTTTCAATTGGTTGGGGTGCAAGTTTCTATGTCACTGATGGTATACTACCTACATTTTTAAGTAGTGTAAATAAATTAGCCAAGACCGAAATAGCAATAGTCATGATAATAGGGTCAATTGGGATGTCAATAGGACCACTAATAGGAGGGGAGATATCCCAGATAATAGGGAGGAAGATAACGTCATTAATAGGTGCAATTATTATACTAGCAATAGTTGGACCTCTCTTTCTCTCCCTAGGGTCACTAAAATCCAGCGACCTAAATCAAGTAATTCTTCACTCTTTTGCAATTTTGTTCTTAGTTGATATAGGAGGAGGGATGCTAATGACTTATCTAAATGAGATATATCCAGCTAGCGTGAGGGGAACAGGAGTCGGCTTCACGTGGAATACTGGGTTCGCCATAGGAGGGACAATCCCAACCATAATCAGTCTAGCAGTAGCTTCAGCAGGTCTCTCTGCTTTCCCTTCCATAATGTTTTACACCTTAATAGTGATCTCTGTAATAATATTAGTGGGTACAATACTTACGAAGGAGACTAAGGGTACCATATCAAAGGAGGAGTATGAGACTCAAAAGGAGAGTTTATAG
- a CDS encoding 2Fe-2S ferredoxin has product MESENFMLNTDLDLGIPLKAMNDQGVFNEEIERIFSNNWIFLGFMDEVLNPGDFVVRRIGLNSIIVARGEDGKIRAFFNACRHMGTELCEAEFGRVSTFTCPYHGWTYNNMGKLVGVPVKDIAYKRFKFSDVSLYEIKIDTYENLIFGNLGSSTQSLSDYLGETRWYLDIFFKASGGMKIVGKPIKFIADFDWKSGASNFAEDRLHTITTHRSVVELGYASPISRFGYVTPGLSEITACYLNDSLGRPVGAFGMRFPPDESIPGFFGFYGDHFREHLKPDGVSEDQFKIFQRVSHWVGTIFPNLSFFTAADQTDKSGKPNSPVSLIRLWQPLGPGKTEVWTWVVVPRVLPDEIAKRVYEVTTSHFGPSGVAEMDDTSIWRRISKSASGNLAKKISQLIIGGLDSVSDLPVLRDWRGPGLVRPTQFHEDGPRTFWRRWLMEMGYEVKW; this is encoded by the coding sequence ATGGAGTCAGAAAATTTCATGTTAAATACTGACCTTGATTTAGGCATACCATTGAAGGCAATGAATGACCAGGGTGTATTTAACGAGGAAATAGAAAGGATATTTTCAAACAACTGGATCTTCTTAGGTTTTATGGATGAAGTTTTAAACCCTGGAGACTTTGTGGTGAGGAGAATAGGCTTAAACTCGATAATCGTGGCAAGGGGAGAGGATGGTAAGATAAGAGCTTTTTTCAACGCCTGTAGGCATATGGGGACCGAGTTATGTGAAGCTGAGTTTGGAAGGGTTAGTACATTTACCTGTCCCTATCATGGATGGACATATAATAATATGGGGAAACTTGTAGGTGTCCCCGTAAAGGACATAGCCTATAAGAGGTTTAAATTCAGCGACGTCTCCCTGTATGAGATCAAAATAGATACGTACGAGAACCTCATATTTGGAAATTTAGGATCTTCAACTCAGTCCTTATCAGATTACCTGGGCGAAACAAGGTGGTATCTGGACATCTTCTTTAAGGCAAGTGGGGGTATGAAAATTGTTGGAAAGCCAATCAAGTTCATTGCAGACTTTGACTGGAAGTCAGGGGCGTCTAATTTCGCAGAGGACAGGCTACATACAATTACCACGCACAGGTCTGTTGTGGAGTTGGGATATGCTAGCCCCATTTCCAGGTTTGGGTATGTGACTCCAGGTTTGAGTGAAATAACTGCCTGTTATCTGAATGACAGTCTAGGAAGACCAGTCGGCGCGTTCGGAATGCGATTCCCACCAGACGAAAGTATACCAGGGTTTTTTGGCTTTTATGGAGATCACTTCAGGGAGCACTTGAAACCGGATGGTGTGTCAGAGGACCAGTTTAAGATATTTCAGAGAGTATCTCACTGGGTTGGTACCATATTCCCTAATTTGAGCTTCTTCACTGCTGCAGACCAGACCGACAAGTCTGGTAAACCGAATTCTCCTGTTAGCCTCATTAGGTTATGGCAACCTCTAGGTCCTGGTAAGACTGAAGTATGGACATGGGTGGTGGTACCAAGAGTGTTACCAGATGAAATAGCAAAGAGAGTATATGAAGTCACAACGAGCCACTTTGGTCCCTCTGGAGTTGCAGAAATGGATGATACTTCCATATGGAGGAGGATATCTAAATCAGCCTCAGGGAATTTGGCAAAGAAAATAAGCCAGCTAATTATAGGTGGGCTAGATTCTGTCTCAGATCTACCAGTTCTAAGGGACTGGCGTGGTCCAGGGTTAGTTAGACCAACTCAATTTCATGAAGATGGTCCAAGGACCTTTTGGAGAAGGTGGTTAATGGAAATGGGGTATGAGGTAAAATGGTGA
- a CDS encoding small subunit of phenylpropionate dioxygenase: MVNIAMVDPQVYINLCEFLYNEAEILDNEMYREWLEMLGEDFEYLITYVQPEKGAKLKYSEDSFLMKANKQKLSEMVKRLYHPSGWALQDSLSRFRRIVGNIRVKEASNNTVRVRSNIALFRIEMNEGSQSVITGEREDLLSLNGEIRLRKRVVVLDSPSLLTYNLYFPI, from the coding sequence ATGGTGAATATTGCCATGGTGGATCCACAGGTTTACATAAACTTATGTGAATTTCTCTACAACGAAGCTGAAATTCTGGACAATGAAATGTATAGGGAATGGTTAGAGATGCTGGGAGAGGATTTTGAGTACCTTATAACTTATGTCCAACCCGAAAAGGGAGCTAAACTTAAGTATTCGGAAGATTCCTTCCTCATGAAGGCAAATAAGCAGAAACTGAGTGAAATGGTTAAGCGTCTGTATCATCCATCAGGATGGGCTCTTCAGGATTCTCTCAGCAGATTTAGGAGAATAGTGGGAAACATAAGGGTTAAGGAGGCTTCAAACAACACTGTGAGGGTGAGGAGTAATATAGCCCTATTTAGGATAGAGATGAATGAAGGGAGCCAGAGTGTAATCACAGGAGAAAGAGAGGACTTACTATCCCTAAACGGAGAAATAAGGCTAAGGAAGAGGGTTGTTGTGTTAGATTCACCATCTCTTTTAACTTACAACTTGTACTTTCCAATATAA